From Pan troglodytes isolate AG18354 chromosome 9, NHGRI_mPanTro3-v2.0_pri, whole genome shotgun sequence, the proteins below share one genomic window:
- the OR51A7 gene encoding olfactory receptor 51A7, whose protein sequence is MSVLNNSKVKLFLLIGIPGLEHAHIWFSIPICLMYLLAIMGNCTILFIIKTEPSLHEPMYYFLAMLAVSDMGLSLSSLPTMLRIFLFNAMGISPNACFAQEFFIHGFTVMESSVLLIMSLDRFLAIHNPLRYSSILTSNRVAKMGLILAIRSILLVIPFPFTLRRLKYCQKNLLSHSYCLHQDTMKLACSDNKTNVIYGFFVALCTMLDLALIVLSYVLILKTILSIASLAERLKALNTCVSHICAVLTFYVPIITLSAMHRFAKHKSPLVVILIADMFLLVPPLMNPIVYCVKTRQIWEKILGKLLNVCGR, encoded by the coding sequence ATGTCTGTTCTCAATAACTCCAAAGTCAAGCTTTTCCTTCTGATTGGGATCCCAGGACTGGAACATGCCCACATTTGGTTCTCCATCCCCATTTGCCTCATGTACCTGCTTGCCATCATGGGCAACTGCACCATTCTCTTTATCATAAAGACAGAGCCCTCGCTTCATGAGCCCATGTATTATTTCCTTGCCATGTTGGCTGTCTCTGACATGGGCCtgtccctctcctcccttcctacCATGTTGAGGATCTTCTTGTTCAATGCCATGGGAATTTCACCTAATGCCTGCTTTGCTCAAGAATTCTTCATTCATGGATTCACTGTCATGGAATCCTCGGTACTTCTAATTATGTCTTTGGACCGCTTTCTTGCCATTCACAATCCCTTAAGATACAGTTCTATCCTCACTAGCAACAGGGTTGCTAAAATGGGACTTATTTTAGCCATTAGGAGCATTCTCTTAGTGATTCCATTTCCCTTCACCTTAAGGAGATTAAAATATTGTCAAAAGAATCTTCTTTCTCACTCATACTGTCTTCATCAGGATACCATGAAGCTGGCCTGCTCTGACAACAAGACCAATGTCATCTATGGCTTCTTCGTTGCTCTCTGTACTATGCTGGACTTGGCACTGATTGTTTTGTCTTATGTGCTGATCTTGAAGACGATACTCAGCATTGCATCTTTGGCAGAGAGGCTTAAGGCCCTAAATACTTGTGTCTCCCACATCTGTGCTGTGCTCACCTTCTATGTGCCCATCATCACCCTGTCTGCCATGCATCGCTTTGCCAAGCACAAAAGCCCTCTTGTTGTGATCCTTATTGCAGATATGTTCTTGTTGGTGCCGCCCCTTATGAACCCCATTGTGTACTGTGTAAAGACTCGACAAATCTGGGAGAAGATCTTGGGGAAGTTGCTTAATGTATGTGGGAGATAA
- the LOC466359 gene encoding olfactory receptor 51G2, whose product MTLGSLGNSSSSVSATFLLSGIPGLERMHIWISIPLCFTYLVSILGNCTILFIIKTERSLHEPMYLFLSMLALIDLGLSLCTLPTVLGIFWVGAREISHDACFAQLFFIHCFSFLESSVLLSMAFDRFVAICHPLHYVSILTNTVIGRIGLVSLGRSVALIFPLPFMLKRFPYCGSPVLSHSYCLHQEVMKLACADMKANSIYGMFVIVSTVGIDSLLILFSYALILRTVLSIASRAERFKALNTCVSHICAVLLFYTPMIGLSVIHRFGKQAPHLVQVVMGFMYLLFPPVMNPIVYSVKTKQIRDRVTHTFCY is encoded by the coding sequence ATGACCCTGGGATCTCTgggaaacagcagcagcagcgttTCTGCTACCTTCCTGCTGAGTGGCATCCCTGGGCTGGAGCGCATGCACATCTGGATCTCCATCCCACTGTGCTTCACGTATCTGGTTTCCATCCTGGGCAACTGCACAattctttttatcattaaaacAGAGCGCTCACTTCATGAACCTATGTATCTCTTCCTGTCCATGCTGGCTCTGATTGACCTGGGTCTGTCCCTTTGCACTCTCCCTACAGTCCTGGGCATCTTTTGGGTTGGAGCACGAGAAATTAGCCATGATGCCTGCTTTGCTCAGCTCTTTTTCATTCACTGCTTCTCCTTCCTCGAGTCCTCTGTGCTACTGTCTATGGCCTTTGACCGCTTTGTGGCTATCTGCCACCCCTTGCACTATGTTTCCATTCTCACCAACACAGTCATTGGCAGGATTGGCCTGGTCTCTCTGGGTCGTAGTGTAGCACTCATTTTTCCATTACCTTTTATGCTCAAAAGATTCCCCTATTGTGGCTCCCCAGTTCTCTCACATTCTTATTGTCTCCACCAAGAAGTGATGAAATTGGCCTGTGCCGACATGAAGGCCAACAGCATCTACGGCATGTTTGTCATCGTCTCTACAGTGGGTATAGACTCACTGCTCATCCTCTTCTCTTATGCTCTGATCCTGCGCACCGTGCTGTCCATCGCCTCCAGGGCTGAGAGATTCAAGGCCCTTAACACCTGTGTTTCCCACATCTGTGCTGTGCTGCTCTTCTACACTCCCATGATTGGCCTCTCTGTCATCCATCGCTTTGGAAAGCAGGCACCCCACCTGGTCCAGGTGGTCATGGGTTTCATGtatcttctctttcctcctgtgATGAATCCCATTGTCTACAGTGTGAAGACCAAACAGATCCGGGATCGAGTGACGCATACCTTTTGTTACTAA